TGTGCAGGCGATGGGCGACGACGATCACGGTGCGATCGCCGCGCAACGCTTCCATCGTGCCAACAATCGCCCGCTCAGTGGCCGCATCCAGCGAGGACGTCGGCTCGTCGAAAAGCACCACCGGGGAATCCTTCAGAAGCGCCCGGGCGATGGCGACGCGCTGCCGCTCGCCTCCCGACAGCAGCGTCCCCTCCTCCCCCACCGGGTTATCCCACCCGGAAGGCAGCAGCTCCACGATGCGGTCCACCCCGGATCGCCGGGCGGCCTCGCGCAAGCGGTCTCCGTCGCCGGGCCCGGAACCGAATCCGGGGTCGGCGAAGACCACGTTGTCCCGCACGGACGCGTCGAAGAGGAACGTCTCCTGGAACACCGGGGTCACCAGCGAGTTCACGCCGTCGGTGCCGATCCGAGGCAAGGGCACCCCGCCAATGAGGATCTCCCCCGAGTCCGGATCATGAAACCGCGACAGCAGCCGCATGACCGTCGTCTTGCCCGCCCCCGAAGGTCCCACTATGGCGACCAGCGCTCCCTGAGGCGCACGGAAGCTGACGCCGTCGAGGACCTTCTTCTCCCCGTACCCGAAGCTCACGCCGCGGAACTCCACGTCATGCCCGTCGGGCAGCTCCGGTGCGGCAGGCTCGGGAAGGACGGGGATCGCCCGCAGCTCACGCAGCGCAGCCAACGTGTTGCGGCCCGCGCCGAAACCGCCGGACAACGCTCCCGCCGTGGTGATCGGTCCGGTGAACTGGACGACCACAATGAGCATCGGCGCCAAATGCGCCGGTGACATCCCGCCCGTCGCGGCGACCGCCACGGCGACGACCACCGCCGCCGTGAACACCGCATGGACGACCGAGCCCAACCGTCCGATGGCCGCGCCTTGCGTCGACGTCGCCTTCGCGAACGCATCGTGTTGGGCCTGGATCGCCTCATCCACCATCGCGTCCGCCGCCGAACCGTCGCCCGCGGCGCGAATCACCTGCTGGCCGCGGGTGAACTCGATCAGCCTGCCGGAGACGGCAGCGACGGCGTCAGCATGCGCTTCGTCCGACTCCCCGCCGACCCGGCCAATGGCCCGGTAGGCGAAGAAGAGCACCGGCGCCGACGCGACGAGAACCAACCCGACGCGCCAATCCATCGCCAGAATTCCGAGAGCGATGACGGTCGGCGTAACCACAGCGGCGATGACGGGCCGCAGGATCACGTGCGGCACGGACGCCGCGAACGCCATGCCCGAAGACGCCATCTCCGAAAAGCGGCCGGCCGTGGACTTGGTGACGTACCCGAGTGGCAACGTCAGCACGCGTTCGCCCAGGGAACGCAGCAGGGACGACAGCACCGCTGCGGAATTCGCCCTGCCGACCGTCCCCGCGGCGAG
This genomic stretch from Corynebacterium tuberculostearicum harbors:
- a CDS encoding ABC transporter ATP-binding protein, with the protein product MIRDLWSMTDRHSKMTLAWLIALAALAALAQGAAFVALLPLLSALAEGDDATAWRFTGVIAGLAAAHAVLSLAAGTVGRANSAAVLSSLLRSLGERVLTLPLGYVTKSTAGRFSEMASSGMAFAASVPHVILRPVIAAVVTPTVIALGILAMDWRVGLVLVASAPVLFFAYRAIGRVGGESDEAHADAVAAVSGRLIEFTRGQQVIRAAGDGSAADAMVDEAIQAQHDAFAKATSTQGAAIGRLGSVVHAVFTAAVVVAVAVAATGGMSPAHLAPMLIVVVQFTGPITTAGALSGGFGAGRNTLAALRELRAIPVLPEPAAPELPDGHDVEFRGVSFGYGEKKVLDGVSFRAPQGALVAIVGPSGAGKTTVMRLLSRFHDPDSGEILIGGVPLPRIGTDGVNSLVTPVFQETFLFDASVRDNVVFADPGFGSGPGDGDRLREAARRSGVDRIVELLPSGWDNPVGEEGTLLSGGERQRVAIARALLKDSPVVLFDEPTSSLDAATERAIVGTMEALRGDRTVIVVAHRLHTVRDADLIVVLSEDGTVAERGTHDELLAKGGRYAESWTCRTGGSPGA